Within the Methanofollis sp. genome, the region GCGGTGGCGGCCCTCATGATGCCGGCGAGGACGGCAAGACGGCACCCGCCCTGCCCTCCATCCCTGTCGAGGACGAGGGCGACGACGACATGGCCGCCCGGCCCCGGCACCACCCGCCCCTTCGCCGCGAAGCAGTCCGGACCGACGCAGAGGGTTGCAGACGCGGCACCCTCCTCCCGCACATGCGCGAGGAACGCGGCGAAGTCCGGCGAAGAGAGCAGGTCGTCCGGCACCGACGAAAAGAGGGGGTTCGCCCGGATGACGCGGCCGTCCCGGTCGATCACGCCGACAGGCAGGGGGAGGGCCTGCAATATGGCTGCGGGTTCGGGATACTCGATAACCATAACGTCAGAAGACCTCTCCGGCAGGGACAATAAAAATATGGGATTGAATGCGACGCGGGGAAGACGACAGGGCCGTCACCCCCCCATCTCCGGCGGCAGGGGCCGCGGGGTGGTCACCACCGGCGGCGGGAGCACGCTCGAATCCCCCAGGACGACCGACCCGGCGCGGGTGCAGTCCGGGAGGTCGGTCAGGACGACGGAGAGTTCGGAGATCGTGGCCAGGGTCTCGTCGAAGCGCACCGTCCTCTCCACCCGCCCGTCCCATGACGGTTCGTGGGCAATGGTCCCGATATGGTCGATGCCCTCCCCTTCGGAGACGGTAAAGACGTACGCCCCGTTCCAGGGAGAGGAAGAGACGGGGTATTCCCGCCCGTGATCGAAGACCGGGAGGACAAGGACGCCGCGCCTCTCGTCGAAGAAGAAGGCCTTATGGTCCTCGAGGGCCGGCGACCCGGTCATCTGGCCGCCGATGACCGCGGTGTCGACGACCGTCGGGGCCGAGACATTGCCGACGTCGAAGAGGGCGACCTTCAGGCCGCCGTTGACGGTGCCGCCCCACTCACTCACCGCCGTCTCCCTGCCGACGCCGATGAGGCAGTGGTCGCCGCAGGGGTGGAGGTACTCGGAGTAGCCCGGTATCTTCAGGGCGCCGAGGACGGCGGGCTTCGTCCCGGAGAGGTCGATGACGAAGAGGGGGTCGATCTGCCTGAAGGTGACCAGGTAGAGGCGGTCGCCGATGAAGCGGGCCGCGTAGATCCGCTCGCCCGGCGCGATCCCTTCGAGGGCGCCACGGGCCTCCAGATCCCTGTCGAGGAGGTAGACCCCGCTCGTGCTGTTGTTCTGGAAGGAGGTCGTCGCCACCCTGAGAGTGTCGCCCGCCTCGTCCATCGAGAACTGGTTCTTCACCGTGCCGTTGATCATGCCTGTCGCCGCATAGGCGGCGCCGCCGGGCGCAAGGGCGAAGCGGTGGACGACCGACTTCCCGCCGGGGGCGTCATAGTAGGCGAGGTACAGGTTCTTCGCCGAGACGTACATCGTCCCCCCGTCGCCGAGGAGGAAGGAGACCGCCGACGCTTCGCGGCCGCCCGCCACCGGGAAGGAGGCGAGGGTGTGGAAGGTGTAGTACCGCTGGGGGATCGGCGGAGTGTAGATCGAGGGACGGACGCCCCCGGCCTCGGGCAGAGGATAGACAGGCGGGTCGGGGCGCTCCGCGGTCATGAGCCAGACCTCGCCGTCGATGAGCCGCGCACCCTCGTAGGCCCCGGTGACGGTGACGGTGTCGAGGAGACGGGGGTTCGCCCGGTCCTCCACCGACCAGATCTCTGCGGCGGTCACCTCCCTGTGCACCGGCACCGGCGCCGCGCTCCCCTCGGGGGTGACAAGGTCGTCCTCCGTCTTCACGGTGAAGACAACAAGGCGGTCGCCCGCGAGGAAGAGCGCCCGCGGCCACCCGTCCACCGCCGCACGGCCGACGACCTCCGCCTCGCCGGGCGGGACAGCGCGGACGATGACGAACTCCCCTTCCCTCAGGATATAGAGATACTCCCCGTCGTTCTTGACGACGTCGGCCTCGTCCACGCCGGCGACCTGGACGTTCGTCGAGGAGTAATCGGCAGCACCGCCGGCCGTCGGGGCCATCGTGGGGGTGAGGGTCCGGGGCGCCTCTGCCGGCGCCGTATCAGGGACGACGCCGTCCACGTACCCGCCCGGCGGGTACGTCGCCGCATGCTCTTTCAGGAAATCGATCACCTCGGCATCGGAAGAAAAGGTGCGCAGGCCGCTCTCGTCCACCCCTCCCCCCGCGTCGGGGAGGAAGAGGGCGAGGCCCCAGACACACACGATCAGCAGGGCCCCGGCAAGGGGCAGGAGTATCCACCGGTCCATGGAGGATCATGGACACGGCATTATATATCGGGATCGATAACTGCGGATTTTTTCGCACTCTTCCCGCCCCGTTCGGGCTTTCTGAAGAGGACGATGCGGTTCGTGTTCGTCCCGCCGGCATTGTTCGCGATCCCCCAGATATTCGAGGTCTTGGTGAAGGCCTGGCTGTTCACCATGATCCCCTCGGGGAGAAAACCGGCCCCGGCGCCGAGGGGGACCACATGCTCGTCGAGGGCGACGCGGCCGTGCCGCACCTCGCCGACCTCGAAGGCGACACGGCCGCCCGGCCGCGTCACCCTGAAGAGTTCGGCGAAGACCCGGCCCATCACCGCCTGCCACTCCTCCACGGTCCGCGCCGTCGTGATCCCGGCCCCGACCTCCGCGGCGTCCAGGCCGTTGAACCAGCACCGCAGCCAGTTGTCCTTCGCATACTGCACGATGTCCAGGAAGGGCGGCGAGGTGACGGTGAGAGCGACGGAGGCGTCCGGGATCGCGGGCGTCTCGTCGGCCCGGCCCGTGAGGAAGAGGGCGTCGGTCCCCGCGCACCTGAGGGCCGCCTCCTCCTCCGGGGAGATCCGCGTCAGGAGTTGCTGCGACTTTTTCAGGATAAGGGCATGGGTGTCGCGGTACTCCGGTTTCTGGCGCCTCTTCTCATTGATCCGCCGCTGGCTCTCCGGCGAGACCGCCTGGTTCGGGGGGAGGGTGTAGACCGAGAAAAAACCTTTCGAGTGGCCGGTGAGCCGGTTCGTCGCCACCATCCTGATCCAGCGGTCGGCGTCGTCCTCGTCCTCCCCTCTGTCACGGAGGTACCGGCGGAGGGCGACGATCTCGGCCCTGGTCTTCGGGTGATAGAACATCGAGAGGTCGGTGCCGGCCCGCCCGCCCCGCACCCGCGGGATCTCGTCGAGCCTTTCGGCGACCGCGTCGAGAGACGGCGGGGAGAGGCGCGGCCTCGCAAGGACCGCACTCAGGGGGTTGATGTCGTTTGCGATCACCCGCCGCCCCATGAGGGCCGCCTCGATCGCGGTCGTGCCCCGGCCGCTGAAAGGGTCGTAGACGACGTCCCCGGCCCGTGTAAAGAGGTCGATGAAGAAACGGGGGAGCTGGGGCTTGAAACACGCTCGATACGAGACTTCATGAATAGACGAGGCCTGACGCTGCCGCGACGTCCAGAACTCGTTTTGATAGCGCGGCACCTCGATCCCGCCGCAGCGAACAGTGTCCCGGCAGGTCGGACTCCCGTCGGCGGCGACAAAGTTCCCGATAGAGTCGTCGAGGGAGGGGGACATCAGAGTGATATCACTCCTGAACAGTCTTAATCTTTCCATCAGGGAATGATCTCACAGCCATTGAAGCGTTCGTAGGAGAAGTCGGAGACGGCGATCCTCCCCTCCGCAATGAGCCCCCGCACCTCGGGAAGCGCCGACGCCAGGGCGTCGTGGAGGTTCTGCACTGTCCTGCAGACAAGACGCCGCCCTTCCTCGGGCCAGGGAAGGAGGATGTTCGAGTACAGGCACCGCCCGCCGCAGAAACTCCTGAGGCTGCAGGAGGTGCAGGGGTCGCCGACATGGACGACAGGGAGGTCGTGGGGGGTGACGGAGGAGACATGGCCGAGGTACCAGTCCTTCATCCCGACCATGCAGGGGCAGGGGATGACGGTCCCGTCTGTCATGATCGTGTAGTTCGCGTAGCCGCAGCCGCAGCGGAGGCTGCTTCCCTGCCCGAGGAGGAGGTCATCCATGCACCCCAGGAAGGGGTACCACCTGGGCACCCGCCCCTCCTTGCGCATCGCCGCCACCCACCTCCCGACAAGGCGGCGTATGCCCGGGTTGTACGACTCCGCCATCCAGGCGGCAAAGTCGCGCCGGGAGTAGTCGCCCCAGAAGTTGGCGTCGATCTGCCAGTGGATGGAGGTAAAGT harbors:
- a CDS encoding beta-propeller domain-containing protein codes for the protein MDRWILLPLAGALLIVCVWGLALFLPDAGGGVDESGLRTFSSDAEVIDFLKEHAATYPPGGYVDGVVPDTAPAEAPRTLTPTMAPTAGGAADYSSTNVQVAGVDEADVVKNDGEYLYILREGEFVIVRAVPPGEAEVVGRAAVDGWPRALFLAGDRLVVFTVKTEDDLVTPEGSAAPVPVHREVTAAEIWSVEDRANPRLLDTVTVTGAYEGARLIDGEVWLMTAERPDPPVYPLPEAGGVRPSIYTPPIPQRYYTFHTLASFPVAGGREASAVSFLLGDGGTMYVSAKNLYLAYYDAPGGKSVVHRFALAPGGAAYAATGMINGTVKNQFSMDEAGDTLRVATTSFQNNSTSGVYLLDRDLEARGALEGIAPGERIYAARFIGDRLYLVTFRQIDPLFVIDLSGTKPAVLGALKIPGYSEYLHPCGDHCLIGVGRETAVSEWGGTVNGGLKVALFDVGNVSAPTVVDTAVIGGQMTGSPALEDHKAFFFDERRGVLVLPVFDHGREYPVSSSPWNGAYVFTVSEGEGIDHIGTIAHEPSWDGRVERTVRFDETLATISELSVVLTDLPDCTRAGSVVLGDSSVLPPPVVTTPRPLPPEMGG
- a CDS encoding DNA methyltransferase: MSPSLDDSIGNFVAADGSPTCRDTVRCGGIEVPRYQNEFWTSRQRQASSIHEVSYRACFKPQLPRFFIDLFTRAGDVVYDPFSGRGTTAIEAALMGRRVIANDINPLSAVLARPRLSPPSLDAVAERLDEIPRVRGGRAGTDLSMFYHPKTRAEIVALRRYLRDRGEDEDDADRWIRMVATNRLTGHSKGFFSVYTLPPNQAVSPESQRRINEKRRQKPEYRDTHALILKKSQQLLTRISPEEEAALRCAGTDALFLTGRADETPAIPDASVALTVTSPPFLDIVQYAKDNWLRCWFNGLDAAEVGAGITTARTVEEWQAVMGRVFAELFRVTRPGGRVAFEVGEVRHGRVALDEHVVPLGAGAGFLPEGIMVNSQAFTKTSNIWGIANNAGGTNTNRIVLFRKPERGGKSAKKSAVIDPDI
- a CDS encoding TIGR04084 family radical SAM/SPASM domain-containing protein, translating into MYYHLILTDACNLCCSYCRARDFEEMDPCGREVAIEEDVPPDLSFDLSDLYRFLSEDRAPTLTFYGGEPLLRRDLIQEVMDNAPPACRFMVQTNGLLLDRLGPEIVNRFSTILTSVDGPAALTDAHRGAGVYARVMKNVRTIRAGGYAGELIARMTVAEDTEIEEAVLHLADLPDFTSIHWQIDANFWGDYSRRDFAAWMAESYNPGIRRLVGRWVAAMRKEGRVPRWYPFLGCMDDLLLGQGSSLRCGCGYANYTIMTDGTVIPCPCMVGMKDWYLGHVSSVTPHDLPVVHVGDPCTSCSLRSFCGGRCLYSNILLPWPEEGRRLVCRTVQNLHDALASALPEVRGLIAEGRIAVSDFSYERFNGCEIIP